A part of Prolixibacteraceae bacterium genomic DNA contains:
- a CDS encoding UDP-N-acetylmuramoyl-L-alanyl-D-glutamate--2,6-diaminopimelate ligase → MTKKLSTLIDSIAVQEVIGDPSVIHIEQLTQDSRAVAQGSMFIAVKGTVVDGHQYIATAIESGATAIVCEVIPEEVDPRVVWIRVSHSMAAVGLLASCFYGAPSQQLKMIGVTGTNGKTTIATLLHDLFSKMGYYVGLLSTIENRIGSHHYPSTHTTPDPISLQGWLAKMVEDGCSHCFMEVSSHAIDQHRIAGIDFDGAIFTNITHDHLDYHKTFKNYIAVKKKFFDDLKPQAFALTNRDDKNGEVMLQNCDAKAYSYSVRAQATYKASVIEQDLTGMQLLLDRNEIWTPFVGKFNVSNLLAVYGAAVLSGESSTEVIAAISQLQPINGRLETLHSKDGKVAIIDYAHTPDALENVLKTIDEIRTRNEQVITVVGCGGNRDTTKRPLMAKIATQYSDRVILTSDNPRFEDPEMIIKDMKEGVSAAYTSRVLSITNRAEAIRTAIALSSPQDIVLVAGKGHEDYQEIEGKKYPFDDHQIVENELNA, encoded by the coding sequence ATGACGAAGAAATTAAGTACACTCATTGATAGTATCGCTGTTCAAGAGGTTATCGGAGATCCTTCGGTTATTCATATTGAGCAGTTGACACAAGATTCAAGAGCCGTAGCTCAAGGATCGATGTTTATCGCAGTCAAAGGAACCGTAGTGGACGGTCATCAATATATTGCTACCGCTATTGAGAGCGGAGCTACCGCTATCGTATGTGAAGTGATACCAGAAGAGGTTGATCCTCGTGTGGTTTGGATAAGAGTATCCCATAGTATGGCAGCAGTTGGGTTGTTGGCATCCTGTTTTTATGGAGCACCATCGCAACAGTTGAAGATGATTGGTGTTACGGGTACCAATGGAAAAACGACCATTGCAACGCTTTTACATGATCTATTCAGTAAGATGGGGTATTATGTAGGGCTTCTATCGACCATTGAGAATCGCATAGGGAGTCACCACTACCCTTCGACCCACACTACACCAGATCCAATCAGCCTACAAGGATGGCTAGCTAAAATGGTAGAAGATGGTTGTAGCCACTGTTTTATGGAGGTCAGCTCCCATGCTATCGATCAACATCGTATTGCAGGTATCGATTTTGATGGTGCTATTTTCACTAATATCACCCATGATCACTTGGACTACCACAAGACATTTAAGAATTATATCGCCGTAAAGAAGAAGTTTTTCGATGATTTGAAACCTCAGGCATTTGCCCTGACCAATAGGGATGACAAGAATGGAGAGGTGATGCTTCAGAATTGCGATGCCAAAGCCTATAGCTATAGTGTACGTGCACAGGCGACCTATAAGGCCAGTGTCATTGAACAGGACCTTACGGGTATGCAGTTGTTGCTAGACCGCAATGAGATATGGACCCCTTTTGTTGGGAAATTCAATGTCAGTAATCTACTGGCTGTTTATGGTGCGGCAGTACTATCGGGCGAATCGTCGACGGAGGTTATTGCAGCCATTTCACAATTACAACCAATCAATGGACGTTTGGAGACACTCCACTCGAAAGATGGGAAGGTAGCTATTATTGATTATGCCCATACGCCTGATGCCTTAGAGAATGTGTTGAAGACTATCGATGAGATTCGCACACGTAATGAACAGGTGATCACCGTGGTTGGTTGTGGTGGTAATAGAGATACCACCAAACGTCCATTGATGGCAAAGATAGCAACGCAGTATAGCGACAGGGTTATTCTTACGTCGGACAATCCACGTTTTGAAGATCCTGAGATGATCATTAAGGATATGAAGGAGGGTGTTTCTGCGGCATATACTTCCAGAGTGCTCTCTATTACCAATAGAGCTGAAGCCATCCGAACTGCGATTGCCTTGTCATCGCCTCAGGATATTGTTTTGGTTGCAGGCAAGGGGCATGAGGATTATCAAGAGATAGAGGGCAAGAAGTACCCTTTTGACGATCATCAAATTGTAGAAAATGAATTAAACGCTTAA